From a single Aspergillus puulaauensis MK2 DNA, chromosome 2, nearly complete sequence genomic region:
- a CDS encoding phytanoyl-CoA dioxygenase family protein (COG:Q;~EggNog:ENOG410PV83;~InterPro:IPR008775;~PFAM:PF05721) → MSIQRISYSAPREDFINALKRDGCVIVQNFTTLETLAQARREVEPYLNKESNSEVGALNGGTKTCTRLVGRSKTVREQFFSNPLYQDLGEEFLAIKTTNWYNEEPSTNTTHPLLSIAITMDIRPGAPAQKLHRDDKNHHARHTRVQEYHENRDMLLGLFVPGCDTTKEIGATRIVPGSHLWGDEKPDFGGDGNKGVIDAELKAGEAFIMLGSLYHGGGHFSASEGSLMVHIMFMCGGIYRQEEISYLVYPAEDVKTYSKLVQQRLGWQQSEPNLGWVDLVSPEALL, encoded by the exons ATGTCAATTCAGAGAATTTCATACTCCGCTCCCCGCGAGGacttcatcaacgccctcaagCGCGACGGCTGCGTGATTGTACAAAACTTCACGACCCTCGAGACCCTCGCTCAGGCCCGGCGCGAAGTCGAGCCCTACCTGAACAAGGAAAGCAACAGCGAAGTCGGGG CCCTTAACGGCGGCACAAAAACGTGCACCCGCCTCGTCGGCCGCAGCAAGACCGTGCGCGAGCAGTTCTTCTCAAACCCTCTGTATCAAGACCTCGGAGAAGAATTCCTCGCTATCAAGACTACAAACTGGTACAATGAGGAGCCATCTACAAACACCACACACCCGCTCCTCTCAATCGCTATAACAATGGACATTCGACCCGGTGCACCAGCACAGAAACTGCACCGCGATGACAAAAACCACCATGCGCGACACACTCGCGTCCAAGAATACCACGAAAACAGAGACATGCTTCTCGGTCTCTTTGTACCGGGATGCGACACAACCAAGGAAATCGGCGCGACGCGGATCGTACCCGGTAGCCATCTCTGGGGCGACGAGAAACCTGATTTCGGAGGAGACGGGAACAAGGGCGTTATTGATGCGGAACTTAAAGCTGGCGAGGCGTTTATTATGCTTGGGAGTTTGTATCACGGCGGTGGGCATTTCTCGGCCAGCGAGGGGAGCCTCATGGTGCATATTATGTTTATGTGTGGGGGAATCTATAGACAGGAGGAGATTTCGTACCTGGTGTATCCGGCTGAGGATGTCAAGACTTATTCGAAGCTTGTGCAGCAAAGGCTGGGGTGGCAGCAGTCGGAGCCGAATCTGGGGTGGGTTGATCTTGTGTCGCCGGAGGCGTTGTTATGA